The following proteins come from a genomic window of Paracoccus tegillarcae:
- a CDS encoding ArdC family protein produces MMAHFDVYQHVTDQIIASIEAGTPVWRKPWSGDAGGIPFPRRSTGEHYRGINILMLWARAAEQGYRSAHWFTYRQAQEAGAQVRKGEKSATVVKYGTVDRTDAETGEEKTFGYAKAYRVFNADQIDDLPEEFQAQPVEAPRDLGTETDPALEAFFDATGIERRKSERPEAFYDVAGDFIHMPPVVTFHDAAGYYATLAHEACHATGAVHRLDRFSRFNGRRDRAFEELVAEIGSAMVCAQIGVTPEFGQTAAYVESWLRALKSEKRFIFKAATEAQKAADWLMRTAPAGHLDRTNRAAA; encoded by the coding sequence ATGATGGCCCATTTTGACGTTTATCAGCATGTCACCGACCAGATCATTGCCAGCATTGAGGCCGGCACCCCGGTCTGGCGGAAGCCATGGAGCGGCGATGCCGGCGGCATACCCTTCCCCCGCCGCAGCACCGGCGAGCATTATCGCGGCATCAATATCCTGATGTTGTGGGCGCGGGCCGCTGAACAGGGCTATCGCAGCGCCCATTGGTTTACCTATCGTCAGGCGCAGGAGGCAGGCGCGCAGGTCCGCAAGGGCGAGAAATCCGCAACGGTCGTGAAGTATGGCACCGTTGATCGCACTGATGCCGAGACCGGCGAAGAAAAGACCTTCGGCTATGCGAAAGCCTATCGCGTCTTCAATGCTGACCAGATCGACGACTTGCCCGAGGAATTCCAGGCACAGCCTGTTGAGGCCCCGCGCGATCTCGGCACCGAAACCGACCCGGCACTTGAGGCCTTCTTTGATGCTACCGGCATCGAGCGGCGCAAAAGCGAGCGGCCAGAAGCTTTCTATGATGTGGCGGGTGATTTCATCCACATGCCGCCAGTCGTGACCTTCCACGATGCAGCCGGATATTACGCCACCCTTGCCCATGAAGCCTGTCACGCCACGGGTGCTGTGCATCGGCTGGACCGTTTCAGCCGGTTCAACGGGCGCCGGGATCGGGCCTTCGAGGAACTGGTGGCCGAGATCGGCAGTGCCATGGTCTGCGCACAGATCGGGGTGACACCAGAGTTCGGGCAGACGGCGGCCTATGTGGAAAGCTGGTTGCGGGCATTGAAGTCCGAGAAGCGGTTCATCTTCAAGGCCGCGACCGAGGCGCAGAAAGCCGCCGACTGGCTGATGCGCACCGCCCCCGCGGGTCACTTGGACAGAACCAACCGGGCCGCCGCGTAA